One Exiguobacterium sp. BMC-KP genomic window, ACGTTCCGGATCATCTTGACGCAAGGATTGAATCGTCAGATTCGCCGTATGTGTAAAGAGTTCGGCTACCGGGTCAAGCGTCTCCAACGCGTCCGGATCATGAACATCGAGCTTGGCGATTTACCGATCGGTTCTTGGCGTGATTTGACGGAAGAGGAACTACGCGAATTGTTTACGACGCTTGACGGGCAATAAGGTTCAATGAAAGTCGCCACTCGGCGGCTTTCTTCTTACATAAGGGGGATGACCGTGGATAAACGGGGAATGAGTGCGACATTCGTCGCCTACGTGATTGGTGGACTGTTGCCGATCTACAAAGTATTTGCTGCTGGTATTCCAGCATGGACGGTCGTTTCAATCCGGATTTTAAGTGCGTTCATTTTCGTGACGCTGTTACTACGACTGACGAAGAAGTTTCGATTTGTTCGTCAACTGTGGCAAAACAAACGCCAACGTTATACCGTGCTTGCGGCAGGACTTGTATTAGGTGGGAACTGGTCGCTCTATTTATATGCCATCGGGGAAGGCTATATCGTTGAGTCGTCACTTGGGTATTATATCAATCCGCTCGTCAGTGTCTTGTTCGGCTTGATCTTTTTTAAGGAGCGTCTGACGCGTCCGCAAATCATCGCGATTTTATCAGCGGTAATCGGTGTGATGATTTTAACGCTCGGTTACGGACAATTTCCGATCATCGCCTTTTCGCTCGCCATTTCGTTTGCGTTTTACGGTGTACTGAAAAAAAAGGCGGCAGCGGAACCATTATCTGGACTATTTTTAGAGACGCTCGTCACGCTACCATTCGCTCTCTTGACGCTTGGTGTGACAGATAGTCAACCGCTAACGATTCCAACGAGTGCGTTACTTGCGATCATCATGCTCGGAATCGCAACAGCAGTCCAATTAATGTTATTCGGATACGGGATGCCGAAAATCCCGTTCGTCTATGTCGGAATTCTACAGTACATTGCACCGACGTTAACGCTACTCCTTGGAATTTATCTATTTAATGACGTCTTCACGACGATTCACTTCATCGCCTTCCTGTTCATCTGGATTGCTGTTGCTTTATTTACAATCAGCGGTTTATCGGCAGGGAAGATGCGGATGAAGAAAGTGTCATAACGAAAGAAGGGATTACGTGAATCTACCGGGATTTTTTGCGACACTTGTCGCGTATATCATTTGGGGA contains:
- the rarD gene encoding EamA family transporter RarD, which codes for MTVDKRGMSATFVAYVIGGLLPIYKVFAAGIPAWTVVSIRILSAFIFVTLLLRLTKKFRFVRQLWQNKRQRYTVLAAGLVLGGNWSLYLYAIGEGYIVESSLGYYINPLVSVLFGLIFFKERLTRPQIIAILSAVIGVMILTLGYGQFPIIAFSLAISFAFYGVLKKKAAAEPLSGLFLETLVTLPFALLTLGVTDSQPLTIPTSALLAIIMLGIATAVQLMLFGYGMPKIPFVYVGILQYIAPTLTLLLGIYLFNDVFTTIHFIAFLFIWIAVALFTISGLSAGKMRMKKVS